The Actinomycetota bacterium genome contains a region encoding:
- a CDS encoding GGDEF domain-containing protein — translation MQNNLKRIEDNKESTASQTTIGLFKRTFQQIYNKELPLDHLVFLYTAGAGIFMSIFGLGYNILEGLGIFTLPVLISYLVLTISSVLYSIVKKRWYGAAVIVIGTSVFFLIPFLWFTIGGATGPTASLMLTGGLCIAIVFKGAVRTSMLAMEAIMLIAFIALEYHFPDIFIPYPTRTSHYSDLAFGLTMSLVVNSILAYTVVGQYARVRDEKTRLVRRLECLSLTDALTGLNNRRFLSASIDEEMRRAYDTGSRLTLCILDIDHFKEINDTYGHEYGDDVLFNIAQIMKASLTEGEIFGRYGGEEFVVLFPGKNPTEVLPTVRALSDHVRTHSWSHGKPVTLSGGLSSYVRGTSYSDFIEAADKNLYHAKREGRDRIIYR, via the coding sequence ATGCAAAATAACTTAAAAAGAATAGAGGATAATAAAGAAAGCACCGCTTCACAAACAACAATCGGTTTGTTTAAAAGAACGTTTCAACAAATTTATAATAAGGAACTTCCACTGGATCACCTTGTTTTTTTGTATACTGCCGGTGCCGGTATTTTTATGTCCATATTTGGACTCGGTTATAATATTTTAGAGGGCTTAGGCATATTTACGCTGCCGGTACTCATATCGTACCTCGTGTTAACCATTTCAAGCGTTTTATATAGCATAGTCAAAAAGCGTTGGTACGGAGCTGCTGTGATTGTCATAGGTACCTCCGTGTTTTTTCTGATTCCTTTTCTGTGGTTCACAATTGGCGGAGCAACCGGCCCCACCGCTTCCCTGATGCTCACGGGTGGTCTGTGCATAGCTATCGTTTTTAAAGGAGCAGTGCGTACCAGTATGCTAGCCATGGAAGCAATAATGCTGATTGCCTTTATCGCGCTGGAATACCATTTCCCGGATATTTTCATACCGTACCCCACCCGTACATCACATTATTCAGATTTGGCGTTCGGTCTGACCATGAGTCTCGTGGTCAATTCTATCTTAGCTTATACGGTTGTGGGGCAATATGCGAGAGTGCGTGATGAAAAGACGCGCTTGGTGCGTCGCCTGGAGTGCCTATCGCTGACTGATGCACTAACCGGCTTAAATAACCGCCGCTTTCTATCAGCGAGCATTGACGAGGAAATGCGCCGGGCATACGATACAGGCTCACGATTGACGCTTTGCATTCTGGACATTGATCATTTCAAAGAAATAAACGATACTTACGGACACGAGTATGGTGACGATGTGCTATTCAATATTGCGCAAATCATGAAAGCCAGTCTGACAGAAGGAGAGATTTTCGGTCGATATGGCGGAGAAGAGTTTGTGGTGTTGTTTCCAGGCAAAAACCCGACGGAAGTACTGCCTACAGTGCGAGCTCTTAGCGACCATGTAAGAACACATTCATGGAGTCATGGTAAACCGGTCACACTTTCCGGTGGACTCAGCAGTTATGTCAGAGGAACTTCTTACTCTGACTTTATAGAAGCTGCAGACAAAAACCTCTATCACGCCAAACGAGAGGGACGGGACAGGATAATCTATCGTTAG